ACGCGTTTGCACGGGACACGGTTGTTGCTTTTGATAAGGTTTACACACATTTTTAGCTGATTAAAACACGGAGGTAGAAGATTTCAAGTATCATCATCGTTCGTGGTAATTTCACGAGCCTTAGTGACGCGGTGAGACCGAACTAATCCTTATCAAATCGTTTCCACTAACTGACTGTACTTTACGTTTCTACGATGTACCTACAAAACGGAAGGAATGAAAATCCGTCCGTGTgagtttgcctttttttaattgtaacTTTGATAGAGACTACTTAACGATTCTAGTGTGTAAAGAGGGTCACATATGCGCATGCGCGCTTTTGTAAGTGTACTTAACGACTTAGGCTTAGTGGAAGATGGAGAAGGGGTTGGGCGTTGGAAGGAAACGAACAGGAAGAAGCACTCGACAGTGCCTGTAGCAGCAGTAGGGCCTCCGTGAAGAGGACGAGGAGGGATAGAAGTAAGATAGTTTCCTAGTTTGCGTAGTACGTGTTTTAGGTTCACTAACAATTTGAATCAAAAAAATTAGGGAGAACCAGAGGTTCTTTGCGGTAACTGAATAGCTCCCCAATTTTCGTAGATGAACTTTTGTGTGATATGTCCGGAAAATGAAACGACTCTATTGCTAACGTGCACGTGTGGTACGTGACACACACTCCCACTTCCCATTAAGCTCTATGTTATTCTTTGTTACAAAGAGAAATAAAGCACAAAACGACAACATCACGCTTCTGCTTCTTGGGTAGATGAACAAGAATATTTGAGAAAACACGTAAAAAGGACTTTTCGGATACTCCTccacgaaggaaaaataaacgTTACACCACAAACCGTTGTGAGATAGCAGATGTGTGTTACATATATTAGGATTCGAATTAGTTGAATCTTTTCTAATCGCATTATAGACCGTAGTTGCAATACACGTTGCACGGTTCGATTGACGAGTAATGGTTATTAGCCGTATTCTTCATCACATTCAGAGAGATGTTGTTCGGTTACGCAGACCGACAGTCAAGCAGGAACACGATTCCATACAATCTAATCCCgtttttttatgcttattttttaggaGTATTCTTTCAATAGTAGGATGAACGTTGTTCCTGAAATAAGCAGTTTTGTGTAAATACGTTGTTTTCAAATTCTAATGAAATTTGCTTACCTCGGTCTGTTCCAAATGCTCATCGGCAACCTCTTCGGACTGCcaattgttgttgatgttgttgccaTTGTTTCCTCCCCCTCCGGATGGGATGTTTCCATTGTTACTGCTAGGCCCACCGTTCATGCCACCATgtgtctgttgctgctgctgctgctgctgctgctgcattccACCCATCCTTGGTTGAGTTCGTCCCTCATCGCGGCCGTTCGCTCCAACCTGCTGTTCTTCCACCGCCGAAGTAGCCGGCTTCTTCTGCACCACAACGGTCCAGCGATCGTCGAAGTTGGTCCCACCGGTCGGATGCTCGATGGCAGCGGAGGAAGCTCCCCCACTAGGGCCAGCCGCTGCCATACTGTTGCCGGATGGATTTTCCATATCGCACACTTGATCCGCTTCGGCCAGATCGTACGTCGTCGACGAGTACACCACGTTGGACGAGCTCGAGCTGACCACTACGGCCGATTCCAGCGGACGTTGCTCTTCCCCGCTGAACGGGACCATCCCATTGCCATTCCCCCCAACATCACTGCCCGCGGGATTGCCCGCGGTGCCTCCCTCGTAGCCGATCGCACCGTCAGGCGGTACCTCGTTCGCGTAGGCCGCACTTTGCTGACCTCCCACCGACAGTGGCACGCCCGTGATtgcgtcctcctcctcgtccccCTCCTCTCCCTCCACGGCGGACGATCTGAGCAGAATGTTGTTCAGAAAGTTCTCCAAATTGGATATAAACTCGTCCTTGTCCGTGCGATTCCAGCTTTCCAGGTGGCGCAAAAAGTCCTCCCGACTGAACACGTCCCCACCGGCACTGCCAGCACCGGCGGCACCGCTGCTCATGTCACCACCCGCTTGTGGATCATCGCCTTGGGCGGAGAGGAATGAGGCAGCGGCCAGCAACGATGCGGCCGGCGACTGTCCCGTCCGCgcatggtgatgatggtaatggtgctgatggtgatgatgatggtgatgttgcTGGCCGGCGTCGCCACTGGGTTGGCCGTAATCCATCGACGCTCCACCGGTCGCATGGTTGCAGATGACGCCCGCGATCTTGAACAGCACCGAATCGTTGATGTAATCGACCGAGTTGATCACGGACACAATGTCGCCCAtaatgatgttgatgatcTCCGAGTTGGCCACCGCCAAGGGGACAAGCTGCTCCTGGTTAAGCGGCCGAACGGCGGAAAGGCGACGGCCAGCCCCGGGCGGTGAGTTTGACGATGTGGAGGGCGCATTCGGTAAGGAGCCGCCTGCTAGTACCTCACCAGCGGACGTGGCCGGAAGGTTTCCTCCCGTCTGATCCGATCCAGCAGCAGGAATGTAATgatattgctgctgctgctgctgctgttgttgctgctgctgctgttgacgaAGATTCGTATAGTTTTGGACCACCTCCAGCTCAACGGTAGACTCTTCGCATCTTTGCTCCCGTGGTGGCGTGTTGCGCGGCTGCTCCGCATTGATGCTTTCCCCACCAACATTTACACCTTCCGGCATGTTGGCCAACCCGGACGAGGCGAGCAAATTGTTGCTTCCCACATTGTTCACATGGTTTTCCTCCTGCAGCGTCGACTCAATGTAGCGGTTGTACAGCTCCTGGATCGATTGCAGCGTGCGCTGGCGCAGCGGATCGGAGGAAATGAGCTGCAGCTCCCGGAACAGCTGGATGAGAAAGTGGGGCCGCGATTCGTTGGCCGTAATGAGATTCTTCACCTCCTGGTAAACGTTTTCCTTCAGCGCTTCGAACAGCTTCGAGGTCGACCTGGAATCGGGGAAAAGGAAGAcaaatttgttaaaattttccataaaaacataataaatgaATCGCCACTCACTTTGAATCATGCTGATAGGTGCAGGTGGACGCCAGATTCATATCACCACCGCCGGACACGTAGCATCCGCTGCTGCCTTCCCCGCCGGCACCCGCATCCCGGCAGGAGCGTAGCGAAAGCGGATACTTCTTGTGTCCGCTCGCTTTCGGGTGCGTTTTGTTCGCCAGCCCCAGATTGATCGGGTTCGTGTGAAACTGTAGCTCGCCGAGATCGAGCGAATTGGACTGGTTCAGGGGTGCATGGTGGGagtgtggttgctgctgctgctgctgctgttgcggcgCAATTTGTTGCTGATGTGGAGATGGCTGATGCACCAAACCGGACGATGCATGTTGCGACTGGACCGACTGAGGCTGTACGCTCGGTTGGTGTGTGTGGCCGTACGGATGCTGCGCTTGAACCGTTCCCACTGGCTGGCCGCGATGCTGTTGACGCCCGGGTAGGATCGGTTGCTGTGACTGGAACGTTTGCTGCGCAGCTCTTGCTCCGTGCATCGGCTGGCCGCCGACATTCGGCAGTGGTGCTTGTTGCTGCaccacctgctgctgctgcggatgatgatggtcaACCATTTGCCCTGCGCAGTCATCGGTCATCGAGCCGTCCTGATTCGGATGGTACCCGTGGGACATGGACGAGTCCAGCTCCTGGCACAAACCGGCACTGTTCGCCTGGTTCGCATTGCTCAGCGAGTTGTTGCGCGTGATGTTGAGCGACTGCTGGTACTTGTTGCTCTGGTTGTTCATGTACTGGTTCGACGcattgctgttgttgcgctGCAGCTGATTGTTGATCGTATTGCAACCCGTTCCACCGCCAGCACTGCCGCCACTGAATCcagctgctcctcctcctccactgCCAGTTCCGGACCCGGCACATCCAATCCCATTGCCTGCTCCCGTTCCGACAACACCACCACTggcaccgccgccgccaccaccaccactaccaccgccaccagcaCTGCCACTCTGGGAGCATGATTCCTCATTGCTTTTGCAGCTGTTGCTCGATAGAAGATTTTGTCTTGAGTAGCTGCAAGAAACGGTGGAGAAGAAATGTATTAGCAAAAGCGCCTTCTAAAGCAATagaaccaacaaacaaaagcaaacaagtgTTAGTACTATAGAAATCAAAACATCAGCTACAAAATGGTGTAAATATTCCAAAAGCTCATTGATCACAATTTACTGCACAAAACGACAAAACTCCACACAGAATTAGGACAGATGCAAAGGGGCACACACTGACAAAGAAGAAAGATCACACTAACTTACCATGGTTCGATTCAAAACAGTGCGTTAGTGGAACTAATTTCCGATTTCGCTAAATCTCTACTCTATCTAAAGCTAACGGCCACAACATTTCGACTGCTCCGAATGCGTTCTCTCGTACCAAGGACAAAGAGTCATCAACGGCAACGAGTGAAGGAGTGTGCATAAAGGTTGAGAAAAAGGAGGATGGCGTGGAGCGCTTGTGTGGGATAATGGATGGCCATTGGTAAGCGACAGcgacaaaacaacaaatcaacCCATCAACCCGTTCAATGCTACAAACTCAAACTAATATTCTACCTAATTTCCCTAAAGACGTAATCTTAGGACAACAATTGCGCTACTCTACGACCTACGAAGCTAATGAACAAGACTATACTAACAACATGTAATGGGTAAAAAGGGTAATGGTGGTACAACGAGTGCAAACTGCCGCGCCTTGTGCTTTGGGGGAGGTAGTTACCTTCGGAAGTTATCCCAATAGTTATTGGCCCTCACACCCGGCAGCACCTGGTTGTTGAGGGCTTGCGTTTGCTGCTGGGTGGAGGActcttgctgctgttgctgttgctggctgTACAGATTGTGATTGTTCTGCATGTTTGCGTTGGACAGGTTGTTGTTAACGGTGTTGTTGAGATTGTTGTAGTTTTGCCCGAAgcgcaacgacgacgacgagtgcggctgatggtggtgaggctgctgctgctgctgctgctggcccaTGGCCGGGGTCGGTGTAGCCGGctgcgagctgctgctgcacagaTTGTTTATCATGTTCGGTGCGACCGATCCGGTGTTGCCGTACTCGTTCGCCAGCCCGACATCCGTGCCGGCAgcaacgccaccaccaccaccgccggacTGTTCATCGTACAGCGCGTTGTTAAGCGTGTTAATGTTAAGCGGACGCACACTGGAGCGCAACCGTCCCGCACTGGCACCGCTCGGTGGCAGTCCAGCCTGGCCGGCGAGGGGGTTAGTATTGTTACGCGGCAGCGGTTGGTTCGGCAAGCATTGCGAGGCGTTGGGCACCAGCGGCTGTGGGGACATCAGGGCGTGATTGGGCGGCATGGCAGCGTGCGGACTGAAGGGCGGCTGCTGCGTGAAGGGTGGCATGGTCTGCAGCATGGAGGATGGTGTGGGATGGTGAAGGGCATGGGGGTGATGGTAGGGAGAGGATTGCTGGTGGGACATCATCGGCTGTTCGGAGCGGGCCCGCGTGTACATGCTGCTTGCCGTGGTGGCCGCCGCATTCGACGCGTTCAACGAGCCGTTGTTCGGTGGCGTCGACTCGGCCCGAATCAACGTGGCCGCCATCGGTGGGCCGTGGGTTTCGTGCAGCAgcatgctgctgttggtgccgAGAATGCGCTCCTGGAGCTGATTGGGAGAAACATTCAACATTAATCGTAGATtcaaataaatgaatattttttttttaaagcgacAACATTCCCACTTACCAACAAGACCGCATTGTTGAGATTGTTGATTTCACGTTGCTGAATCCACAGCAGCTGATTGCACTGCGTGATCGAGTTCATCAGCATCTGCTGCGTCTGCATGATGTGCTGAAAGACGATCGGATCGGGCGGTGTGTTCGGGGTGGCGGCGTGAGGAGGCAGCAAGTTGGCCGCTACCCCGTACGGACCGCCTCCCGTGCTCCAGCTGCTGCCGTACGCACCGACACCTCCCCCAACGTACCCAGCGCCGGGCGCATGGTGCGACAGGTCGTGCATTCCCGGCCCGTACGGATGCCCGTAATGGGGACTGTGGGGGCCCGTGTTCGAGCTGGACAATCCGCCCGCCCCGCCACTCGTCCCAAACACTGGCCACGGCGAAGAGCCACGATGATCTCGAGCTccggcggcaccaccaccaccaccgccgactGGAGCACCGTCCGCATCCAGCTCGCTGCGCTTCATTCGATACCGATCCGCAGCGGCATTGCGGTTGCAAATGTCCGGCATGGGCGGTGGGAAGCTGCGCGTACTGCTCGACTGGTAGCTGGCCGACTCGAGCTGCGCGTGAGCGAAGATATCCGACGTCACGCCCGAGTCGGCGGAGTTGGTTTTCGAATCGTTCGTCGCATTGCTGCCGGCGGTATTGTTCTGCAGCGAGCCGCTAATGGCCGACGGTGCCGGTGCGGGCGGAATGGTCGTGTGCGTGGACGGTGTGCCGCGGTGATGCGATCCCGCACCACCACTGCACGACTCCACCGAGGACGAAACCACCGACGATGGGCCGGCCGGTTTCGGGACGTGGGCCGATGTGGTCGGCTCATGCGCACCAACGCCTTCCGTTGCGGCCGAGCGCGACAGTTCCGTGTTTTTCTTGATGCTCTGCGTCATCTTTTCGATCCGCTCCAGCTCGCGCCTCTTCTGCTCCAGCTCGGCCTTCAGCTCcatctgctggcgttccttCGGGCCGGCCGGCACACGGCCGCTCGGCCCGGCCAGCGACACGAACGAGGCGACGTGGTTCGTCAGCTTCTCGGTCGACTGATGCTgggcctgctgctgcagctccaTCACATTGTTCCGGCGCTTGTGCAGATCGTTCCGGGCGTGCTTCAGGCGATCGCGCTCGGCCGCGATCGATTTCGCCTGCTCGCGCAAATCCTGCGTCATCGCATGCAGCGCTTCGACGCGCTTGTTTAGCTGCTCGCGCTCCTGGTTGGACAGCTCACTGCCGTCCGCCTCGTTCGGGATGGTCGTACCGTCCGGCAGCAGCGTTATCGGCGCCGAGCTCATCGAACGGGAACGACTTCTGCTAGAACGTGCGTGAGgcggctgttgttgttgctgctgctgctgctgcattgcaATCGCCGTAGCTCCCTCCTCTTCCTCGTCATCGCCCTCTTCCTCGTCCTCGGGCGCATCCTCTtcgtcctcctcttcctcgtcGATCGACTCGTGGCCCGTTTTCATCTCGATCAGCTTCACCGTGTCCATCATCTCCTTCAATCGGCGCAGCTGCGACTTCATCGCGTTGATTTCATTGATCTTTTCGCTCAACATGTCGGCTGTGCCGTTCAACACCGAAGCTTCCTCTTCGTTCAGCTGTCCTTCGTCGTCTTCCTCGTCCGCCGCAGCGGACGACGCCATATGCCCGTTGGCCCGTTGCTCTTCACCCAGCTGCCGGTGCGCCGGCACGGACATGCCCTCGACAGTGGCCACCGGGTTCAATCCACCGCTCGTACCTTCCATCGTGCTGCCGCCTCCGTTGAGAAAGATTTTCGTAGCATTCCTTGCGTCGGACGCCGGGGCCGGAGCGTGCGTCAGCTCGATCGGCACGTTCCGTGGTTCCGCGGGCACAGCGGCAGCCTCACCGTCAAACTGCCGGTTTGCGTCCATGTTCAGATTCTGCAGCTCCGACACGAGATTATGCATCTGACTCTTTTTATCGCGCAGttcggcaaacttttgctgCAGTATCACCTGGTCCGCCATCACGTCCGCATCGTGCTCGGGGCCGAGCATGTTGCTCAGCTCCTGCTGGTTCTGTATGAAGGTGGAGAGGACGCGCATCCGCTCCATGATGCTGCCGATGCCGTCCTGCACCTGCTCGACCGTTTGGAACGATTCGATCGGTGGCGCTACGCTAGCCGAATGCATATGGCGAATCGATTCCATCTCTTGCAGCTGCTGCCGGGCCGCTTGCTGCAGGCGAAGCAGGTGCGCCTGCTGCTCCTTTAACGCCTGCATGTTTTTCGACTGCGTCTCCATGCGGTAGCGCAACTCGTCGCAGGACGCGGACGGTGGCACGGGCGTTGTCGATTGATTCGTGCTGATGCTTTGCACCGATTGCGGCCGAGGGCCACCGTTCAGCTGAAAGGTTTGGCAAAAGAAGGATGCTATTAATGATGGAACTGTGGCTGTGTTATTTAGCGGTGCAACATCGAACGAGATAAGTAAGGAAGATGAGAATTGTTACAGTGGGCTTTCGAATGCAGAGAATACGTTTACCTTGTGGGCTATTGCGGGATTAGACAAAGAGCTCATATTGCTTGGTCAAGCAACATAACTGTTGTTAAACAACATGCAAATGATTGTACATCAATGATCGTACTTTTGTACGGAATCAACAAAGAGTAGCTCAGTAATTAGTAGATGCAGCACTcgacacacacgcaaaacataaaaacacgGCGGGACAAGCTGGGACAATGGGGGGCAACAGATAAACGCACCTCCGTATCGGAGTGCCGCACGTCCTCCAGTGTGGCGGAGTTAATCGGCACAAAGTAACAACTCTCGTCTCCCATACTTCTCTGTCTCTGCTGCCGCCGGCCAACGCCACTCACGTTATCAATCTGCACCGATGAGATCAAATTGGTGGTAAGCTTGATGTACTCCTGGATCTGATTTAGCGTCTCCTCGACCGTAGCACCGGCAGTGTTGAATGGCAAGGTGGCGGACCCGTAGCGCGATCCGGAAGAAGTCGATGGCACGGCTGCAGTCGCTAGGTGCGGTTGATTAtactgctgttgatgctgttgctgctgctgctgctgctgccgatggtTAGAGTTTTTGTTCAAGTTCAGCTGATTCTGAGAGGCACCATCCGGTACGCGATAGCTTAGCGGCGAAGAAGTGGAGCGTGTCTGTCcggcttgctgctgctgctgatgtagctgatgctgttgctgttgttgaagCTGCAGAAGTGGATTTAggatgtgctgctgcttcggtaTGACGCCCGTACTGGAAGCACCACCGGAAGCGGAGTGTCCCGCCGATGCGCCACTGTGCAGAAGATTGTTAACGCTGTGTGTGGAACCGATCGGGCCACCGCTACCACTCGCTGAGGCACCCTCGTTCAGGCGGAAGGTTTGCTGTAGCGCCGAGTTGGGAGTCGTTGGAATCACCACACCGACTGCCGTATTGTGCGGTTCGTTCTGTTCGCCGCTGGCACTTTCGTTCAGCAGATTGCGCCGCACGATCGGGCGCACCGGTATGTAGCGGCTGTTATCTTGCAGCGACAGATTATCTGCAACGAGAGCACATGTAACACAGGAGGTATAAATAGTTTTACTTCGAGGTTAAAAAATGGGGTGCGTTTTTACTAATTTATCTCCCAACAGTGATAACCGGGGTGGTGGTTGCGATAAGTGAAACGTTTCTGAATGGGCCGATTCAAATGCCGCGCAGCGGCGATACTAAATCTTTTCAACCACATTTACTCCCCTCAGCCCCGTGGGGGCCTGAAGGCCATCGGGCGGGTGTGTTTCAGTGCGGTGCGTTACTGTTACACACCTTGACGCAAGCAAATGACGCTAAATTTAGATCATAAACGCGGGGTTTTGCAGCGCACATTGAGCGTGGCTTGGACACGTTACGGAAATCCAAACGAAAAAGGGTAACAAGATTTGGGAAGGGACAATTTCGTTGCACAAACAGCTTCCAGATCGataaaacacagacacacacacacacgtttacaGGTAGCATTCCGCAATCGACGATGAAGCTCGTACTCGTGTTTGCCATTCAATTTTGATGAGGATTATTTTTGTCTTGCTGTGACGCAGAGCAAGCGAATAGAATTTCCTCGACCCACCGCAAGCTACGATACCAAACATGGAAAAGATGTAGCTAAGGTGCTGATGCACGTGGGCTAGAAGAGAGAGACGGAGGGAAACCAGCAGCAACGGCCGGCCGGAtaatttcaccaaatccaaCGCATCCATTACTCACCGATTTCGTAACAGGTGCCCTCGCCTGGTGTCCGATTGTTGCGCGGTTTCAGCAGAACGTTCTGTCCCTGGgattgctgctggtgctgctgctgctgctgctggccgctTGTCGGCGGGTGCTGGGCGCCACtgaagtgctgctgctgtggctgttGTTGCGTGTTGTTGTTCTGCACCACCGACGATGCGCCGGAAACGGTCGCCCAGTCGACGAGTACCTtgagaaggaaaaacacagTCACTAATCCGATCCAACAGAGAAGCACGCTGCCGATGATCATCCGGCCGGGTCAAAGTCACGTCGTCGGTTGCGGACGATTTGCTGTAGCAGACTGGCAGGCCCGAGGACCCCGCTGCACGATCGTGGCCGTCGATGCGCTCTCGCGGGGCCATCCTCTCAGCTCAGGTGGGAGTT
This genomic interval from Anopheles merus strain MAF chromosome 3L, AmerM5.1, whole genome shotgun sequence contains the following:
- the LOC121598500 gene encoding uncharacterized protein LOC121598500 isoform X1, giving the protein MAPGSSNNQNNNRQTGTKPKSKASKKNAVPQEIVAPTRRDQLQQQLNVLVDWATVSGASSVVQNNNTQQQPQQQHFSGAQHPPTSGQQQQQQHQQQSQGQNVLLKPRNNRTPGEGTCYEIDNLSLQDNSRYIPVRPIVRRNLLNESASGEQNEPHNTAVGVVIPTTPNSALQQTFRLNEGASASGSGGPIGSTHSVNNLLHSGASAGHSASGGASSTGVIPKQQHILNPLLQLQQQQQHQLHQQQQQAGQTRSTSSPLSYRVPDGASQNQLNLNKNSNHRQQQQQQQQHQQQYNQPHLATAAVPSTSSGSRYGSATLPFNTAGATVEETLNQIQEYIKLTTNLISSVQIDNVSGVGRRQQRQRSMGDESCYFVPINSATLEDVRHSDTELNGGPRPQSVQSISTNQSTTPVPPSASCDELRYRMETQSKNMQALKEQQAHLLRLQQAARQQLQEMESIRHMHSASVAPPIESFQTVEQVQDGIGSIMERMRVLSTFIQNQQELSNMLGPEHDADVMADQVILQQKFAELRDKKSQMHNLVSELQNLNMDANRQFDGEAAAVPAEPRNVPIELTHAPAPASDARNATKIFLNGGGSTMEGTSGGLNPVATVEGMSVPAHRQLGEEQRANGHMASSAAADEEDDEGQLNEEEASVLNGTADMLSEKINEINAMKSQLRRLKEMMDTVKLIEMKTGHESIDEEEEDEEDAPEDEEEGDDEEEEGATAIAMQQQQQQQQQPPHARSSRSRSRSMSSAPITLLPDGTTIPNEADGSELSNQEREQLNKRVEALHAMTQDLREQAKSIAAERDRLKHARNDLHKRRNNVMELQQQAQHQSTEKLTNHVASFVSLAGPSGRVPAGPKERQQMELKAELEQKRRELERIEKMTQSIKKNTELSRSAATEGVGAHEPTTSAHVPKPAGPSSVVSSSVESCSGGAGSHHRGTPSTHTTIPPAPAPSAISGSLQNNTAGSNATNDSKTNSADSGVTSDIFAHAQLESASYQSSSTRSFPPPMPDICNRNAAADRYRMKRSELDADGAPVGGGGGGAAGARDHRGSSPWPVFGTSGGAGGLSSSNTGPHSPHYGHPYGPGMHDLSHHAPGAGYVGGGVGAYGSSWSTGGGPYGVAANLLPPHAATPNTPPDPIVFQHIMQTQQMLMNSITQCNQLLWIQQREINNLNNAVLLLQERILGTNSSMLLHETHGPPMAATLIRAESTPPNNGSLNASNAAATTASSMYTRARSEQPMMSHQQSSPYHHPHALHHPTPSSMLQTMPPFTQQPPFSPHAAMPPNHALMSPQPLVPNASQCLPNQPLPRNNTNPLAGQAGLPPSGASAGRLRSSVRPLNINTLNNALYDEQSGGGGGGVAAGTDVGLANEYGNTGSVAPNMINNLCSSSSQPATPTPAMGQQQQQQQPHHHQPHSSSSLRFGQNYNNLNNTVNNNLSNANMQNNHNLYSQQQQQQQESSTQQQTQALNNQVLPGVRANNYWDNFRSYSRQNLLSSNSCKSNEESCSQSGSAGGGGSGGGGGGGASGGVVGTGAGNGIGCAGSGTGSGGGGAAGFSGGSAGGGTGCNTINNQLQRNNSNASNQYMNNQSNKYQQSLNITRNNSLSNANQANSAGLCQELDSSMSHGYHPNQDGSMTDDCAGQMVDHHHPQQQQVVQQQAPLPNVGGQPMHGARAAQQTFQSQQPILPGRQQHRGQPVGTVQAQHPYGHTHQPSVQPQSVQSQHASSGLVHQPSPHQQQIAPQQQQQQQQPHSHHAPLNQSNSLDLGELQFHTNPINLGLANKTHPKASGHKKYPLSLRSCRDAGAGGEGSSGCYVSGGGDMNLASTCTYQHDSKSTSKLFEALKENVYQEVKNLITANESRPHFLIQLFRELQLISSDPLRQRTLQSIQELYNRYIESTLQEENHVNNVGSNNLLASSGLANMPEGVNVGGESINAEQPRNTPPREQRCEESTVELEVVQNYTNLRQQQQQQQQQQQQQQYHYIPAAGSDQTGGNLPATSAGEVLAGGSLPNAPSTSSNSPPGAGRRLSAVRPLNQEQLVPLAVANSEIINIIMGDIVSVINSVDYINDSVLFKIAGVICNHATGGASMDYGQPSGDAGQQHHHHHHHQHHYHHHHARTGQSPAASLLAAASFLSAQGDDPQAGGDMSSGAAGAGSAGGDVFSREDFLRHLESWNRTDKDEFISNLENFLNNILLRSSAVEGEEGDEEEDAITGVPLSVGGQQSAAYANEVPPDGAIGYEGGTAGNPAGSDVGGNGNGMVPFSGEEQRPLESAVVVSSSSSNVVYSSTTYDLAEADQVCDMENPSGNSMAAAGPSGGASSAAIEHPTGGTNFDDRWTVVVQKKPATSAVEEQQVGANGRDEGRTQPRMGGMQQQQQQQQQQTHGGMNGGPSSNNGNIPSGGGGNNGNNINNNWQSEEVADEHLEQTEEQRSSYY
- the LOC121598500 gene encoding uncharacterized protein LOC121598500 isoform X2, yielding MAPGSSNNQNNNRQTGTKPKSKASKKNAVPQEIVAPTRRDQLQQQLNVLVDWATVSGASSVVQNNNTQQQPQQQHFSGAQHPPTSGQQQQQQHQQQSQGQNVLLKPRNNRTPGEGTCYEIDNLSLQDNSRYIPVRPIVRRNLLNESASGEQNEPHNTAVGVVIPTTPNSALQQTFRLNEGASASGSGGPIGSTHSVNNLLHSGASAGHSASGGASSTGVIPKQQHILNPLLQLQQQQQHQLHQQQQQAGQTRSTSSPLSYRVPDGASQNQLNLNKNSNHRQQQQQQQQHQQQYNQPHLATAAVPSTSSGSRYGSATLPFNTAGATVEETLNQIQEYIKLTTNLISSVQIDNLNGGPRPQSVQSISTNQSTTPVPPSASCDELRYRMETQSKNMQALKEQQAHLLRLQQAARQQLQEMESIRHMHSASVAPPIESFQTVEQVQDGIGSIMERMRVLSTFIQNQQELSNMLGPEHDADVMADQVILQQKFAELRDKKSQMHNLVSELQNLNMDANRQFDGEAAAVPAEPRNVPIELTHAPAPASDARNATKIFLNGGGSTMEGTSGGLNPVATVEGMSVPAHRQLGEEQRANGHMASSAAADEEDDEGQLNEEEASVLNGTADMLSEKINEINAMKSQLRRLKEMMDTVKLIEMKTGHESIDEEEEDEEDAPEDEEEGDDEEEEGATAIAMQQQQQQQQQPPHARSSRSRSRSMSSAPITLLPDGTTIPNEADGSELSNQEREQLNKRVEALHAMTQDLREQAKSIAAERDRLKHARNDLHKRRNNVMELQQQAQHQSTEKLTNHVASFVSLAGPSGRVPAGPKERQQMELKAELEQKRRELERIEKMTQSIKKNTELSRSAATEGVGAHEPTTSAHVPKPAGPSSVVSSSVESCSGGAGSHHRGTPSTHTTIPPAPAPSAISGSLQNNTAGSNATNDSKTNSADSGVTSDIFAHAQLESASYQSSSTRSFPPPMPDICNRNAAADRYRMKRSELDADGAPVGGGGGGAAGARDHRGSSPWPVFGTSGGAGGLSSSNTGPHSPHYGHPYGPGMHDLSHHAPGAGYVGGGVGAYGSSWSTGGGPYGVAANLLPPHAATPNTPPDPIVFQHIMQTQQMLMNSITQCNQLLWIQQREINNLNNAVLLLQERILGTNSSMLLHETHGPPMAATLIRAESTPPNNGSLNASNAAATTASSMYTRARSEQPMMSHQQSSPYHHPHALHHPTPSSMLQTMPPFTQQPPFSPHAAMPPNHALMSPQPLVPNASQCLPNQPLPRNNTNPLAGQAGLPPSGASAGRLRSSVRPLNINTLNNALYDEQSGGGGGGVAAGTDVGLANEYGNTGSVAPNMINNLCSSSSQPATPTPAMGQQQQQQQPHHHQPHSSSSLRFGQNYNNLNNTVNNNLSNANMQNNHNLYSQQQQQQQESSTQQQTQALNNQVLPGVRANNYWDNFRSYSRQNLLSSNSCKSNEESCSQSGSAGGGGSGGGGGGGASGGVVGTGAGNGIGCAGSGTGSGGGGAAGFSGGSAGGGTGCNTINNQLQRNNSNASNQYMNNQSNKYQQSLNITRNNSLSNANQANSAGLCQELDSSMSHGYHPNQDGSMTDDCAGQMVDHHHPQQQQVVQQQAPLPNVGGQPMHGARAAQQTFQSQQPILPGRQQHRGQPVGTVQAQHPYGHTHQPSVQPQSVQSQHASSGLVHQPSPHQQQIAPQQQQQQQQPHSHHAPLNQSNSLDLGELQFHTNPINLGLANKTHPKASGHKKYPLSLRSCRDAGAGGEGSSGCYVSGGGDMNLASTCTYQHDSKSTSKLFEALKENVYQEVKNLITANESRPHFLIQLFRELQLISSDPLRQRTLQSIQELYNRYIESTLQEENHVNNVGSNNLLASSGLANMPEGVNVGGESINAEQPRNTPPREQRCEESTVELEVVQNYTNLRQQQQQQQQQQQQQQYHYIPAAGSDQTGGNLPATSAGEVLAGGSLPNAPSTSSNSPPGAGRRLSAVRPLNQEQLVPLAVANSEIINIIMGDIVSVINSVDYINDSVLFKIAGVICNHATGGASMDYGQPSGDAGQQHHHHHHHQHHYHHHHARTGQSPAASLLAAASFLSAQGDDPQAGGDMSSGAAGAGSAGGDVFSREDFLRHLESWNRTDKDEFISNLENFLNNILLRSSAVEGEEGDEEEDAITGVPLSVGGQQSAAYANEVPPDGAIGYEGGTAGNPAGSDVGGNGNGMVPFSGEEQRPLESAVVVSSSSSNVVYSSTTYDLAEADQVCDMENPSGNSMAAAGPSGGASSAAIEHPTGGTNFDDRWTVVVQKKPATSAVEEQQVGANGRDEGRTQPRMGGMQQQQQQQQQQTHGGMNGGPSSNNGNIPSGGGGNNGNNINNNWQSEEVADEHLEQTEEQRSSYY